One window of Agrobacterium vitis genomic DNA carries:
- a CDS encoding TetR/AcrR family transcriptional regulator, giving the protein MESTHAVMREQGVRAVTTNAVAAYSGIKVGSIYDYFPNKEAIIAEIYEEKLAQVRTFLEAGSEKVQADGWQAQLATLIRETWVYQLSIGLDRTIVDAAYYYETLFPIAQQHARLIASNYARLLRRLGSTWPQEQLFDLGISLYTLVNANWSYWRLTGTDDQIAIERQIVLTIKLITPTLTGSERPPGTTLEDRADAT; this is encoded by the coding sequence ATGGAATCGACCCACGCCGTGATGCGTGAACAAGGTGTGCGTGCCGTGACCACCAATGCCGTTGCCGCGTATTCTGGTATCAAGGTCGGCTCGATTTATGACTATTTCCCCAACAAGGAAGCCATTATTGCCGAAATTTACGAGGAAAAGCTGGCCCAGGTGCGGACTTTTCTGGAAGCTGGATCGGAGAAAGTCCAGGCTGATGGCTGGCAGGCGCAATTGGCAACGCTGATCCGCGAGACATGGGTTTATCAACTCTCCATCGGGCTGGACCGCACCATTGTTGATGCCGCTTATTATTATGAGACCCTGTTTCCCATTGCCCAACAGCATGCAAGGCTGATTGCGTCGAACTATGCACGGCTGTTGCGTCGTCTTGGCTCAACATGGCCGCAGGAACAGCTTTTTGATCTCGGCATTAGTCTTTACACCCTCGTCAATGCCAATTGGAGTTATTGGCGATTGACAGGTACGGATGATCAAATTGCGATTGAGCGACAGATTGTGTTGACGATCAAACTGATCACGCCGACCCTGACCGGGTCGGAAAGACCTCCTGGCACTACGCTGGAAGATCGCGCTGACGCGACGTAG
- a CDS encoding peptide ABC transporter substrate-binding protein, producing MRKILLLTTCLAFSFTGLSYAENGTKNGEKLAQSQTYTYRELDSFKTLDPQLNADTSGSAVIRNLFETLMNEDTQGNLVPGAAASYDVSSDKMLYTFHLRPEAKWSDGTPVTAGDFVYAWQRLADPKTASEYASYLEMMQVENTTEIIAGKKPPQDLGVKALDDHTFQVKLIAPIPYFVKMTVNASTAPVKKSVIDKLGDDWTKPGNLVGNGAYVLAEHVPGEKLVMKRNPNYWNNANTILDTVTALIINDGNQAMTRYLAGELDEVGIPTGQYPRMKKEYPDQAKSTPNSCTYTYLFNVSDKGPAALKDVRVRQALSYAINRDVIVDNILQGDQKPAYNWVHWATAGFKMPEIPAAHMTQKERDDKAVALLKEAGYSPEHPLNLTLSYNTDEGHKKIAIAVSQFWKKVGVNLTLTNMEWKVLTDKMNHQDFEVGRYAWCGDYNEASTYLDMFTSNSGNNYGKYSNPAYDKLMQESKTAADPQPLYTKAEEILAQDAPHTPIYQYTNVMMLKPDVRGFPEKSVMGNWYAKDMYRVAK from the coding sequence TTGAGAAAAATTCTTTTACTGACAACTTGTCTTGCCTTTTCATTCACTGGTCTTTCCTATGCTGAAAACGGCACGAAGAATGGCGAAAAACTGGCACAAAGCCAGACTTATACATATCGTGAACTGGATTCTTTCAAAACGCTGGACCCGCAGCTGAATGCAGACACCAGTGGCTCCGCAGTTATTAGAAACCTGTTCGAAACGTTGATGAATGAGGATACGCAGGGCAATCTGGTGCCCGGCGCGGCAGCAAGCTATGACGTCTCCAGCGATAAAATGCTCTATACATTTCATCTGCGTCCCGAAGCGAAATGGTCCGATGGTACGCCCGTGACCGCAGGTGATTTTGTTTACGCCTGGCAACGGCTTGCAGATCCAAAGACTGCTTCTGAATATGCATCCTACCTCGAAATGATGCAGGTGGAAAACACAACCGAAATCATTGCCGGCAAGAAACCGCCGCAAGATCTGGGCGTAAAAGCCTTGGATGACCATACATTTCAGGTCAAACTCATCGCACCGATTCCTTATTTCGTGAAGATGACCGTGAATGCTTCGACGGCTCCGGTCAAGAAATCGGTCATCGACAAGCTCGGTGATGATTGGACCAAGCCCGGCAATCTGGTGGGCAACGGTGCCTATGTGCTGGCTGAGCATGTTCCCGGCGAAAAACTGGTGATGAAGCGCAATCCGAACTATTGGAACAATGCCAACACCATTCTGGACACGGTCACGGCTCTGATTATCAATGATGGAAATCAGGCTATGACCCGCTATCTTGCTGGCGAACTTGATGAAGTCGGTATTCCGACTGGTCAGTATCCGCGCATGAAAAAGGAATATCCGGATCAAGCCAAATCCACACCAAATTCCTGCACCTATACTTATCTTTTCAACGTCTCCGACAAGGGTCCGGCAGCACTGAAGGATGTCCGCGTGCGGCAAGCTCTGTCCTACGCCATCAACCGCGATGTGATTGTTGATAACATTTTGCAGGGGGACCAGAAACCGGCTTACAATTGGGTTCACTGGGCAACCGCGGGCTTCAAGATGCCGGAAATTCCGGCAGCACACATGACGCAAAAGGAACGTGACGACAAAGCCGTCGCACTTCTGAAAGAAGCAGGCTACAGTCCGGAACATCCGCTCAATCTGACCCTGAGCTACAACACCGATGAAGGCCACAAGAAGATTGCCATTGCCGTTTCACAGTTCTGGAAAAAGGTTGGTGTCAACCTCACCCTGACCAATATGGAATGGAAGGTTCTGACCGATAAAATGAATCATCAGGACTTTGAAGTTGGCCGCTATGCCTGGTGCGGTGACTATAACGAAGCGTCCACCTATCTGGATATGTTCACATCGAACTCCGGCAACAACTATGGCAAATATTCCAACCCAGCCTATGACAAGCTAATGCAAGAGAGCAAAACCGCCGCCGATCCACAGCCTCTCTATACCAAGGCAGAGGAAATTCTGGCGCAAGATGCTCCACACACGCCAATCTATCAATATACCAACGTGATGATGCTGAAACCGGATGTTCGGGGCTTTCCTGAAAAAAGCGTAATGGGCAACTGGTACGCCAAGGACATGTACCGCGTAGCCAAATAA
- the oppB gene encoding oligopeptide ABC transporter permease OppB: MFVYVLRRLAVAIPTLLILIIASFLLMKAAPGGPFTTEKALAPEILANLNAKYGLDAPLWRQLVTYVWGVIAHFDFGPSFIYKDRTVNEIIAQGFPVTLTYGCISFVVAVLIGGALGICAAVWHNSWLDYLAVGVAIGTHVLPSFVLAPILVLVFTLWLGWLPGGGWEGGQWPYLIMPVISLSVLFIASISRLTRSSMLEVLTANHIRTARAKGLPARVVIFRHALIPALLPVISYLGPAFVSMITGSVVVDMYFSTGGIGKFFVDAALNRDYAVMMGITILIGGLTILFNLVVDLLYAWIDPKIRY, from the coding sequence ATGTTTGTTTACGTGTTAAGGCGTCTGGCTGTTGCCATACCGACGCTGCTGATTTTGATTATTGCGTCCTTCCTGCTGATGAAGGCGGCACCCGGCGGGCCATTCACAACAGAGAAGGCGCTAGCGCCGGAAATTCTGGCCAATCTCAACGCCAAGTATGGTCTTGATGCGCCGCTGTGGCGGCAGCTTGTCACTTATGTCTGGGGTGTTATTGCCCATTTCGATTTCGGGCCGTCCTTTATTTATAAGGATCGCACGGTCAATGAGATCATCGCGCAAGGCTTTCCCGTTACCCTAACCTATGGCTGCATCTCCTTTGTGGTGGCTGTATTGATTGGCGGCGCGCTGGGCATCTGTGCGGCGGTCTGGCACAATAGCTGGCTGGATTATCTGGCCGTGGGCGTGGCCATTGGTACCCATGTGCTGCCAAGCTTTGTGCTGGCCCCCATTCTGGTGCTGGTCTTCACCCTTTGGCTTGGCTGGTTGCCGGGCGGCGGTTGGGAGGGTGGGCAATGGCCCTATCTGATCATGCCAGTGATTTCACTCTCCGTGTTGTTCATTGCCTCCATCTCACGGCTCACTCGCTCGTCCATGCTGGAAGTGCTGACTGCCAATCATATCCGGACCGCACGCGCCAAGGGCTTGCCAGCGCGGGTGGTGATTTTTCGCCACGCGCTTATTCCGGCTCTGTTGCCAGTGATTTCCTATCTCGGGCCTGCCTTTGTCAGCATGATCACCGGATCGGTGGTGGTGGACATGTATTTTTCCACCGGCGGCATTGGCAAGTTTTTCGTCGATGCGGCGCTGAACCGTGACTATGCCGTGATGATGGGCATTACCATTCTCATCGGTGGCCTGACAATTCTGTTCAACCTTGTGGTCGATCTTCTCTATGCGTGGATTGATCCGAAAATCCGGTACTGA
- a CDS encoding ABC transporter permease subunit, whose translation MMVDRAQLEKLATRLSDETVKGRSPWADARRRFMRNKAAIAGLIGLCLVALFAVFGSFLAHWSNDELDFSVMGQVVDLGRPSFENGHYFGTDDLGRDLFARTVQATQVSMSVALIGSLIAVVVGTLYGAISGYAGGIVDSIMMRTVDILMAIPYMFVLILLLVMFGRSTTILFVGIGLMSWLDMSRIVRGQTLSIKSKEYIEAAQATGVSSIKIILRHILPNLMGVVTVYATLLVPIMIMTESFISFLGLGIQEPLTSWGAMISEGAGSMTHGTLWQLAAPLFFFVITLFSFYFVGDGLRDALDPKDR comes from the coding sequence ATGATGGTTGATAGAGCGCAGCTGGAAAAGCTTGCGACACGATTGAGTGACGAAACAGTCAAAGGCCGCTCGCCCTGGGCCGATGCAAGACGACGCTTCATGCGCAACAAGGCCGCAATTGCGGGCCTGATCGGTCTCTGTCTTGTCGCCCTTTTCGCCGTTTTCGGCTCCTTCCTCGCCCATTGGTCGAATGATGAGCTGGATTTTTCGGTGATGGGACAGGTGGTGGATCTGGGTCGGCCATCGTTTGAAAACGGCCACTATTTTGGCACCGACGATCTTGGCCGCGATCTGTTTGCCCGCACGGTGCAGGCCACGCAGGTGTCCATGTCAGTGGCGCTAATCGGCAGCCTGATTGCCGTGGTGGTTGGCACGCTGTATGGTGCGATTTCCGGCTACGCGGGCGGCATTGTCGATAGCATCATGATGCGCACTGTCGATATTCTGATGGCCATCCCCTACATGTTTGTGCTGATCCTGCTGCTGGTGATGTTTGGCCGCTCCACCACCATTTTGTTCGTGGGCATCGGGCTGATGTCGTGGCTGGATATGAGCCGCATTGTGCGCGGCCAAACCTTGAGCATCAAATCAAAGGAATATATCGAGGCCGCACAGGCCACGGGCGTATCGTCCATCAAGATCATTCTGCGGCACATTCTGCCCAATCTGATGGGTGTGGTCACGGTCTATGCCACCTTGCTGGTTCCGATCATGATCATGACAGAGAGCTTTATCAGCTTCCTTGGCCTTGGCATTCAAGAGCCGCTGACCAGTTGGGGTGCGATGATTTCCGAAGGGGCTGGCAGCATGACCCATGGCACTTTGTGGCAACTGGCGGCACCGCTGTTTTTCTTCGTCATCACGCTGTTTTCCTTCTATTTCGTTGGAGACGGTTTGCGCGACGCGCTGGACCCGAAGGATCGCTGA
- a CDS encoding oligopeptide/dipeptide ABC transporter ATP-binding protein: MTLLKITDLSVGFDTPDGQVQAVQGLNLTLNRGETLGIVGESGSGKSQASFAIMGLLARNGRASGSVLFDGQEILNAPPAKLNPIRGARIAMVFQDPMTSLNPYMRISDQMVEVLIYQKGMSKRDAMVECTRMLDAVKIPDAKSRIRLYPHEFSGGMRQRVMIAMALLCRPDLLIADEPTTALDVTVQAQIMRLLRDLQAEFGMAMILVTHDLGVVAGSCERVLVLYGGRVMETGPAEALFASPSHPYTQGLLRAIPRVDREDERLRTIPGVPPNMMNMPSGCPFAPRCDYVIADCNVAPRPLKNFAPDRARACTRPVEELV, from the coding sequence ATGACTTTGCTGAAGATTACCGATCTTTCTGTGGGTTTTGATACGCCAGACGGCCAAGTTCAGGCCGTACAAGGCCTGAACCTCACGCTCAACCGGGGTGAAACGCTTGGCATTGTTGGCGAGAGCGGCTCTGGCAAAAGTCAGGCCTCCTTTGCCATCATGGGCCTTTTGGCGCGCAATGGCCGGGCCTCCGGCTCTGTGCTGTTTGACGGTCAGGAAATTCTCAATGCGCCACCCGCCAAACTCAACCCCATTCGCGGTGCGCGCATTGCCATGGTGTTTCAAGACCCGATGACATCGCTCAACCCCTATATGCGCATCTCGGATCAGATGGTTGAGGTGCTGATCTATCAAAAGGGCATGTCGAAACGCGATGCCATGGTGGAATGCACCCGCATGCTGGATGCGGTGAAAATTCCCGATGCCAAATCCCGCATCCGGCTGTATCCGCATGAATTCTCCGGTGGTATGCGCCAGCGGGTAATGATTGCCATGGCACTGCTCTGTCGCCCCGATCTGTTGATTGCCGATGAGCCGACCACCGCCCTTGATGTGACGGTACAAGCCCAGATCATGCGGCTATTGCGGGATTTACAGGCCGAATTTGGCATGGCGATGATTTTGGTCACCCACGATCTCGGCGTGGTGGCAGGCTCGTGCGAGCGGGTTTTGGTGCTTTACGGTGGCCGGGTGATGGAAACAGGACCGGCAGAGGCGCTGTTTGCATCGCCATCGCACCCCTATACCCAAGGCTTGTTGCGGGCCATTCCCCGGGTGGATCGCGAGGATGAGCGGCTGCGCACCATTCCCGGTGTGCCGCCCAATATGATGAACATGCCGAGCGGCTGTCCGTTTGCACCCCGCTGCGATTATGTGATTGCCGATTGCAACGTTGCGCCGCGTCCGCTTAAAAATTTCGCGCCAGATCGCGCCCGCGCGTGCACACGTCCTGTGGAGGAACTGGTATGA
- a CDS encoding ABC transporter ATP-binding protein, whose translation MSTTPLLKAENLHVTFERKTGGLPWQKPRTLHAVNGVNFELRAGETLGIVGESGSGKSTLARAIIRMLDAKGSVIWQGNTDLLRLSPRDMLKHRADIQMIFQDPLASLNPRMTVGQIIAETLITHHHGLSSKEIKARVQAAMDQVGLLPSLINRYPHEFSGGQCQRIGIARALIVEPKLIICDEPVSALDVSIQAQVINLLMDLQKNLGLALIFIAHDLSVVKHISTRVMVMYLGRTVEIADRDTLYANPQHPYTQALLSAIPIPDPKLEREKIVIPLEGELPSPMSPPSGCVFRTRCPRAQARCAAEVPALQGGGHAVACHFPGTV comes from the coding sequence ATGAGCACCACCCCCCTTCTCAAGGCCGAGAACCTGCATGTGACCTTTGAGCGCAAAACTGGCGGGTTGCCATGGCAAAAGCCACGTACCCTGCATGCCGTCAATGGCGTGAATTTTGAGCTGCGGGCTGGCGAAACGCTGGGCATTGTGGGCGAATCCGGCAGCGGAAAATCCACCCTTGCCCGCGCCATCATCCGCATGCTGGATGCGAAGGGCAGTGTGATATGGCAGGGCAATACCGATCTCTTGCGCCTGTCGCCGCGAGACATGTTGAAACATCGCGCCGATATCCAGATGATCTTTCAAGATCCTCTCGCCAGCCTCAATCCGCGCATGACAGTGGGCCAGATCATTGCTGAAACGCTGATCACCCATCACCACGGCCTGTCCTCCAAGGAGATCAAGGCACGGGTGCAAGCGGCCATGGATCAGGTGGGCCTGCTGCCCAGCCTGATCAATCGTTATCCGCACGAGTTTTCCGGCGGCCAGTGTCAGCGCATCGGCATTGCCCGCGCCTTGATTGTCGAGCCAAAGCTGATCATCTGCGATGAGCCGGTATCAGCGCTGGATGTGTCGATTCAGGCGCAGGTCATCAACCTGTTGATGGATTTGCAGAAAAATCTGGGGCTGGCGCTGATTTTCATTGCCCATGATCTCAGCGTGGTCAAACACATCTCAACGCGGGTGATGGTGATGTATCTGGGCCGCACGGTCGAGATTGCCGATCGCGATACGCTCTATGCCAATCCGCAACACCCCTATACGCAGGCGCTGCTCTCGGCGATTCCCATTCCAGACCCCAAACTGGAGCGCGAAAAAATCGTGATCCCGCTGGAAGGGGAATTGCCAAGCCCGATGTCTCCCCCTTCCGGCTGCGTGTTTCGCACCCGCTGTCCCCGCGCGCAAGCGCGATGTGCTGCGGAGGTACCCGCCTTGCAAGGTGGCGGCCATGCGGTGGCCTGCCATTTTCCGGGAACGGTTTAG
- a CDS encoding LysR substrate-binding domain-containing protein: MDLRQLRYFVAVAQERNFTRAAQILHIAQPPLSRQIQLLEEQLGVPLIIRKSRPVRLTEAGRLFYEQSLQILGRVEQMQAATRRVGLSQNSVLSIGFVASTLYGGLPSLVRKLREHAPELDIQLLELVSVQQIPALKEGRIDIGFGRVRHSDPNVVGLLLREERLVAAIPKGTPLARDISPLSVAALNDCRIIVYPKEPRPGYADQVLGLLQSHDARPAEVQEVREIQTALGLVAAEAGICIIPASARQMRSDVHYRLLDGKGVTSPVIMNHRIGDNSHYIDLVKQLIQEMYAEQPPWLDLEHNLLHPEFQS; encoded by the coding sequence ATGGATCTACGCCAACTCCGCTACTTCGTCGCGGTCGCGCAGGAGCGCAATTTCACACGGGCAGCCCAGATTCTGCATATCGCGCAGCCACCGTTAAGCCGCCAGATTCAATTGTTGGAAGAACAGCTCGGCGTGCCACTGATCATCCGTAAAAGCCGCCCGGTGCGGCTGACGGAGGCCGGTCGGCTATTTTACGAACAATCCCTGCAAATTTTGGGGCGGGTGGAACAGATGCAGGCGGCAACCCGCAGGGTCGGGCTGAGCCAGAACAGCGTTCTGTCCATCGGCTTTGTGGCTTCGACCCTTTACGGCGGCCTGCCGTCGCTGGTGCGAAAACTGCGTGAACACGCGCCAGAACTGGATATTCAATTGCTGGAACTCGTCTCGGTCCAACAGATTCCGGCGCTGAAAGAAGGTCGCATCGACATTGGCTTTGGTCGCGTCCGTCATAGTGATCCGAATGTCGTGGGCCTGTTGCTTCGGGAAGAGCGCCTGGTGGCGGCCATTCCGAAAGGTACACCGCTTGCCCGGGATATATCGCCCCTCTCTGTTGCCGCCCTGAATGATTGCAGGATTATTGTTTACCCCAAGGAGCCTCGCCCCGGTTATGCAGATCAGGTGCTGGGTCTGTTACAGAGCCACGATGCGCGCCCGGCCGAAGTGCAGGAAGTCCGGGAGATCCAGACGGCTCTGGGTTTGGTTGCCGCCGAAGCTGGCATTTGCATTATTCCGGCCTCCGCACGGCAAATGCGCTCGGACGTGCATTACCGATTGCTGGATGGAAAGGGCGTGACCTCACCGGTGATTATGAATCATCGCATTGGCGACAATTCGCATTACATTGATCTTGTGAAACAGTTGATTCAGGAGATGTATGCGGAACAACCACCTTGGCTGGATCTCGAACACAATCTCTTGCATCCAGAATTTCAATCGTAG
- a CDS encoding muconate/chloromuconate family cycloisomerase produces the protein MNTTFTPLASKTVALPVVERVETLLVDLPTIRPHKLSVATMNGQTLMLVKIYCSDGIVGIGEGTTIGGLAYGGESPESMKLAVDTYFKPLMLGQDATTVRALMMRIGKMVKENRFAKCAVETALLDAHGKRLGLAVSELLGGRLRSRLPVAWTLASGDTAKDIAEAETMLDLRRHKIFKLKIGAKPLRDDIAHVAAIKRALGDRGAVRVDVNMAWSETDAAYGMAALADAGCELVEQPVSSSAALARLVRRFPIALMADESLHGPESAFELAKLSGADVFAVKIEQSGGLFNAQRVAAIADAAGIGLYGGTMLEGAFGTIASAHVFSTFNQLQWGTELFGPLLLTEEILTTPLDYSDFELTVPQGSGLGIELDDDRVAFFTRDGVRKTISVIG, from the coding sequence ATGAACACGACCTTTACACCCCTTGCCTCGAAAACAGTCGCTTTGCCCGTTGTTGAGCGGGTTGAGACCTTGCTTGTCGATCTTCCGACCATCCGGCCGCACAAGCTGTCGGTGGCGACCATGAACGGCCAGACCCTGATGCTGGTCAAAATCTATTGCAGTGACGGCATTGTGGGCATCGGCGAAGGCACCACAATTGGCGGGCTGGCCTATGGCGGCGAAAGCCCCGAAAGCATGAAGCTTGCGGTCGATACTTACTTCAAGCCTCTCATGCTGGGACAGGATGCCACCACTGTCAGGGCATTGATGATGCGCATCGGCAAAATGGTCAAAGAAAACCGCTTTGCCAAATGTGCCGTCGAAACGGCGTTGCTGGACGCCCATGGCAAGCGGCTGGGTCTGGCTGTGAGCGAATTGCTGGGTGGGCGGCTGCGCAGCCGCTTGCCCGTCGCATGGACGCTGGCCTCCGGCGATACCGCCAAGGATATTGCTGAAGCTGAAACAATGCTCGACCTGCGTCGGCACAAGATTTTCAAACTCAAGATCGGCGCAAAGCCGTTGCGGGATGACATTGCCCATGTTGCGGCCATCAAGCGGGCATTGGGAGATCGCGGCGCGGTGCGTGTGGACGTCAACATGGCGTGGAGCGAAACCGACGCTGCCTATGGCATGGCCGCCCTTGCCGATGCGGGCTGTGAATTGGTGGAGCAGCCGGTCTCCTCCTCGGCGGCGTTGGCGCGATTGGTGCGTCGCTTTCCCATTGCCTTGATGGCAGATGAATCACTGCATGGTCCTGAAAGCGCGTTTGAGCTTGCCAAGCTCAGCGGGGCCGACGTGTTTGCGGTCAAAATTGAACAAAGCGGCGGTCTTTTCAATGCGCAGCGCGTGGCGGCGATTGCCGATGCAGCCGGAATTGGCCTTTACGGCGGCACCATGCTGGAGGGGGCTTTTGGCACCATTGCATCCGCCCATGTGTTTTCGACCTTCAATCAGTTGCAATGGGGTACCGAGCTGTTTGGACCGCTGCTGTTGACCGAGGAAATTCTCACAACACCGCTGGATTACAGTGATTTTGAACTCACGGTTCCCCAAGGCTCCGGCCTTGGCATTGAACTGGACGACGATCGGGTGGCCTTTTTTACACGCGACGGCGTGCGCAAAACCATCAGCGTCATCGGATAA
- the catC gene encoding muconolactone Delta-isomerase, producing the protein MLFHVRMDVNLPHDLPQAEASDILAREKAYSQQLQNSGKWRHIWRLAGQYANYSIFDVSDNAELHEILSGLPLFKFMDIEVTPLLRHPSSIRDNDS; encoded by the coding sequence ATGCTGTTTCATGTACGAATGGACGTCAACCTGCCCCACGACCTGCCGCAGGCCGAAGCATCCGACATTCTGGCACGCGAAAAGGCCTATTCGCAGCAACTGCAAAACAGCGGCAAGTGGCGCCACATCTGGCGGCTTGCTGGCCAATACGCCAATTACAGCATTTTTGACGTGAGCGACAATGCGGAACTGCACGAGATTCTGTCTGGCCTGCCACTGTTTAAATTTATGGACATCGAGGTAACGCCGCTGCTGCGGCATCCCTCTTCCATCCGCGATAACGATAGCTGA
- the catA gene encoding catechol 1,2-dioxygenase, with the protein MNVEIFNRPDIQAFLKTLSGLDKDGGSPRMKQITHRIMSDLFKAIDELNITPDEYWTGIAWLNELGAAGQAGLISPGLGLDHFIDERLDAIDAALGIENPTPRTIEGPLYVAGAPVCNGFARLDDGTDENGHLLIMHGTVHGADGKPVPGATVEVWHCDTRGFYSHFDPTGKQADFNMRRTIIADGKGCYKLQSILPSGYGVPPGSPTEKLLSALGRHGQRPAHIHLFVSADGHRKLTTQINIEGDPLVNDDFAYATRDGLIPPVIERTDEASIKANGLSGPFAEIRFDIHLTSLVDGVDNQINEQRKRAAA; encoded by the coding sequence ATGAACGTAGAGATCTTTAATCGGCCCGACATTCAGGCTTTTCTCAAGACCCTGAGCGGCCTTGACAAAGACGGCGGCAGCCCCCGCATGAAACAGATCACTCACCGGATCATGTCCGACTTGTTCAAAGCCATTGATGAATTGAACATCACACCAGATGAATATTGGACAGGGATTGCGTGGCTGAACGAGCTTGGTGCCGCCGGTCAGGCTGGCCTGATCTCGCCCGGTTTGGGCCTTGACCATTTCATTGACGAGCGTCTCGACGCCATTGATGCCGCCCTGGGCATTGAAAATCCAACGCCGCGCACCATCGAAGGTCCGCTCTACGTGGCTGGTGCGCCGGTTTGCAACGGCTTTGCACGGCTGGATGATGGCACTGACGAAAACGGTCACCTGCTGATCATGCATGGAACCGTTCATGGTGCCGATGGCAAGCCGGTTCCCGGCGCGACTGTTGAAGTCTGGCACTGTGACACCCGTGGTTTCTACTCGCATTTTGACCCAACCGGCAAACAGGCTGATTTCAACATGCGCCGCACCATCATTGCCGATGGCAAGGGCTGTTATAAGCTCCAGAGCATCCTGCCGAGTGGATATGGTGTGCCTCCAGGCAGTCCAACCGAAAAGCTGTTGTCGGCACTTGGCCGTCATGGTCAGCGCCCGGCCCATATCCACTTGTTTGTCAGTGCCGACGGCCATCGCAAGCTGACAACCCAGATCAACATTGAAGGTGATCCGCTGGTCAACGACGATTTTGCCTATGCAACGCGTGATGGTCTGATCCCGCCGGTGATCGAGCGCACCGATGAAGCCAGCATCAAGGCCAATGGCCTGTCTGGACCCTTTGCCGAAATCAGGTTCGATATTCATCTGACGTCTTTGGTGGACGGCGTCGATAACCAGATCAACGAACAGCGCAAGCGCGCGGCGGCCTGA